In Dromiciops gliroides isolate mDroGli1 chromosome 5, mDroGli1.pri, whole genome shotgun sequence, the following are encoded in one genomic region:
- the RPP38 gene encoding ribonuclease P protein subunit p38 — protein sequence MAAASGKGSIRKAKSFTVKTSLNNPYTINWSTLERDDMHFILQTLEGRFKHVGLQKIETPKKKKRPFSKKQTKEKDTVENNEIPKKKETEISQKVPGWTPVHIRKQLAIGINEVTRALEKNELLLVLVCKSVKPAMMTSHLIQLSVSRAVPACQVPRLSDSIAPVIGLKCVLALGFKKNTEAFVDELKAIIPRVPSLHVPWLQDKTKDSLEDTEGETLEMQDMSVLENSFEELTKNKRKLVECQQDTCVTLQPLKIKKLIPNPNKIRKPPKNKKNTLK from the coding sequence ATGGCTGCAGCATCAGGGAAGGGATCTATACGAAAAGCAAAGTCATTTACTGTAAAGACATCGCTAAATAACCCATACACTATCAACTGGAGTACTCTGGAAAGAGATGATATGCACTTTATATTACAGACactagaaggaagatttaaacaTGTTGGACTTCAAAAGATTGAgactccaaagaagaaaaaacggccattttcaaaaaaacaaaccaaagaaaagGATACTgttgaaaataatgaaattccaaagaaaaaggaaacagaaattagCCAGAAAGTACCAGGATGGACTCCTGTACATATCAGGAAACAACTTGCTATTGGGATTAATGAAGTTACTAGAGCTCTAGAGAAAAATGAACTTCTTTTAGTGCTAGTGTGCAAATCTGTCAAACCCGCTATGATGACCTCCCACCTGATTCAGCTGAGTGTCAGCAGAGCTGTGCCAGCTTGCCAGGTTCCTCGCCTTAGTGATAGCATTGCACCTGTTATTGGTTTAAAGTGTGTTCTAGCTCTGGGTTTCAAAAAGAACACTGAAGCCTTTGTTGATGAACTAAAAGCTATAATTCCTAGAGTACCTAGTCTGCATGTGCCATGGCTTCAAGACAAAACTAAAGATTCCCTGGAAGATACAGAAGGGGAAACTTTGGAAATGCAAGATATGTCTGTTTTAGAAAATTCCTTTGAAGAGCTTACTAAAAATAAGCGAAAGCTTGTTGAATGTCAGCAAGATACTTGTGTAACTTTACAGCccctaaaaataaagaaactgattcCAAATCCCAATAAGATAAGGAagccaccaaaaaacaaaaaaaatactttaaaataa